A single Carnobacterium alterfunditum DSM 5972 DNA region contains:
- a CDS encoding Gfo/Idh/MocA family protein: MKLAIIGSGMIVNDFLTMIGDIPKIQLEAIVGTERSSDKMRLLKDKHGINQVLTNYEDCLKSDDVDTVYIALPNHLHFSFAKKAILSKKNVICEKPFTLKSSEMKELRELAFTNKVLLLEAITNQYLANYKKIKESLKDIGAIKIVECNYSQYSSRYDAFKKGEVLPAFNPKMGGGALMDINIYNIHFVTGLLGKPKKVAYLANIEKGIDTSGILSLDYGDKKVVCIGAKDSTAPIRTIIQGDKGAIIIEGPTSTIDKVTVIDSQNKSKTIDSKVHVHRMYEEFTEFERIISEADFETMTKHLDHSEIVMGVVDKGLESAGITLG, translated from the coding sequence AATGATTTTTTAACGATGATTGGCGATATTCCTAAGATTCAGTTAGAAGCAATTGTGGGTACTGAAAGAAGCAGCGATAAAATGAGGCTTTTAAAAGACAAACATGGCATTAATCAAGTCTTAACTAACTATGAAGATTGTTTGAAAAGCGATGACGTAGATACCGTTTATATTGCATTACCCAACCATTTGCATTTCTCTTTCGCTAAAAAAGCCATCCTTAGCAAAAAGAATGTTATTTGTGAAAAACCCTTTACTCTCAAATCGTCTGAAATGAAAGAGTTGCGAGAACTAGCTTTTACAAATAAAGTACTTTTATTAGAAGCTATAACCAATCAATATTTAGCCAACTATAAAAAAATAAAAGAATCGCTAAAGGATATTGGAGCTATCAAAATAGTCGAATGCAATTATTCACAATATTCTTCACGATATGACGCCTTTAAAAAAGGAGAAGTGTTACCTGCTTTCAATCCTAAAATGGGTGGCGGAGCTTTAATGGATATCAATATTTATAACATCCATTTTGTAACAGGTCTTTTAGGGAAGCCAAAAAAAGTAGCTTATTTAGCCAATATTGAAAAAGGAATCGACACTTCTGGCATACTTAGTCTTGATTATGGGGATAAAAAAGTAGTCTGTATAGGCGCTAAAGATTCTACAGCTCCGATCAGAACCATTATTCAAGGCGATAAGGGAGCTATCATTATTGAAGGCCCTACAAGTACTATCGATAAAGTTACTGTAATAGATAGTCAAAATAAGAGCAAAACGATTGATTCTAAAGTTCATGTGCATCGAATGTATGAGGAATTCACCGAATTTGAAAGGATCATAAGCGAAGCTGACTTTGAAACGATGACGAAACACCTTGATCACAGCGAAATAGTTATGGGTGTTGTCGATAAAGGATTAGAATCTGCTGGTATAACATTAGGATAA
- a CDS encoding MurR/RpiR family transcriptional regulator → MQVLNMLKNQTNFTNTEMRIADYIIQNITTIPTINIDVLAKLTYTSHSTIIRLCKKIGYDGFRSFKVAISEVVYNQLHLPSEVDANFPFKQEDLTMDIAKNMADLTIDTVKKTLAQLDEELLKSVAEMIYKSERIFLFSRGDSQVRARSFQSKLMKINKFAIISEEYADVAWNASNLTPNDCAIFLSYGGISPHNNRILQHFSNETIPTILITGNPNSDLIKLATKTILVVQEEYDFVKIGTFASQVAFEYILNTIYSILYAKEYRNNLANLKKKQALIEKGILSEEI, encoded by the coding sequence GTGCAAGTATTGAATATGTTGAAAAATCAAACGAACTTTACAAATACGGAAATGAGAATTGCCGACTATATTATCCAAAATATCACTACTATCCCAACGATAAATATTGATGTTCTAGCAAAATTAACATACACTTCTCACTCAACGATTATCCGACTCTGTAAAAAAATAGGATATGATGGGTTTAGAAGTTTTAAAGTCGCTATTTCAGAAGTAGTTTATAACCAATTGCATTTGCCTAGTGAAGTAGATGCAAACTTCCCTTTTAAACAAGAGGATTTGACTATGGATATCGCTAAGAATATGGCAGATTTAACTATTGATACGGTGAAAAAAACGTTAGCTCAATTAGATGAAGAATTGCTAAAATCAGTGGCAGAGATGATTTATAAATCGGAACGTATTTTTTTGTTTTCTCGTGGTGATTCACAAGTCCGAGCTAGAAGTTTTCAAAGTAAATTAATGAAGATCAATAAATTCGCCATTATTTCTGAAGAATATGCAGATGTAGCTTGGAATGCATCCAATCTCACCCCAAATGATTGTGCTATATTTCTATCTTATGGGGGGATTAGTCCGCATAATAATCGAATTCTACAACATTTTTCTAATGAAACGATTCCAACAATTTTGATAACGGGGAATCCAAACTCTGATTTGATTAAGTTAGCTACTAAAACAATACTAGTCGTTCAAGAAGAATATGACTTTGTAAAGATTGGAACGTTTGCATCGCAAGTTGCGTTTGAATATATTTTGAACACAATCTATTCTATTTTATATGCAAAAGAATACAGGAATAATCTAGCAAATTTGAAGAAAAAACAAGCTCTGATTGAAAAAGGAATTCTATCTGAAGAAATATAG
- a CDS encoding nucleoid-associated protein encodes MIYIKEAILHIFDLNSNEPIFSFAGLDLTEKFTFDYLHAMIEKVEDSDNMKTGILAADNPLIQAFSTTQTDFIETTKTLTKKFFSITKLNPEIPPADLLFVYFTLDEVPHLGLFKLNYSDSITHYVSYEEETLTNQLIINRSILPSARQAIHEGMVLNLNNMEYHVIEKKHLIAELAEKIYYFTELFLEDKPQPSLKENISIIKKAVQKTSKAFDDEEFQVLADTKDALVHSMTEENVIDNLVIAETLYGDNHAKKEKFFEEIKELGYVDRAPAEVAVAGPKYSKQKFRLDNGIEISIPIELYRDPDVVEFINNPDGTTSVMIKNIEKIKNLF; translated from the coding sequence ATGATCTATATAAAAGAAGCCATTTTACACATTTTTGATTTGAACAGTAACGAACCTATCTTCTCTTTTGCCGGGCTAGACCTTACGGAGAAATTTACATTTGACTATCTTCATGCCATGATTGAGAAAGTAGAAGATTCAGATAATATGAAAACGGGGATATTAGCAGCAGACAATCCTTTGATCCAAGCATTTTCTACTACCCAAACTGATTTTATTGAGACAACTAAAACGTTGACCAAAAAATTCTTTTCGATTACGAAACTCAATCCAGAAATACCACCAGCTGATTTATTATTTGTCTACTTTACCTTGGATGAAGTGCCGCATTTAGGATTGTTCAAATTAAATTACTCTGACAGTATCACTCACTATGTCTCGTACGAAGAAGAAACGCTGACGAACCAGTTGATCATTAACCGTTCTATCTTGCCGAGCGCTCGCCAAGCGATCCATGAAGGCATGGTATTAAACTTGAACAACATGGAATACCATGTGATCGAGAAAAAGCATCTGATTGCTGAATTAGCAGAGAAAATTTATTATTTCACCGAATTATTTTTAGAAGATAAGCCACAACCAAGTCTTAAAGAGAATATTTCGATCATTAAAAAAGCTGTTCAAAAAACCAGCAAAGCCTTTGATGATGAAGAATTCCAAGTACTAGCTGATACGAAAGATGCATTGGTTCATAGTATGACGGAAGAAAATGTCATTGATAATCTAGTGATCGCTGAGACGCTTTACGGCGATAACCATGCAAAAAAGGAAAAGTTTTTTGAAGAAATCAAAGAATTGGGTTATGTAGATCGTGCTCCTGCTGAAGTAGCCGTAGCTGGACCAAAATACTCAAAACAGAAATTTCGTTTAGATAACGGGATCGAGATCAGTATCCCGATAGAACTTTACCGAGATCCAGACGTTGTCGAGTTCATCAATAATCCAGATGGAACTACTTCTGTTAT